The genomic window CACGGCGAATTTGTTCGTGGTAGTGTTCACCACGTGCATGCGAAAGACCCGTGTGCTTGACCTCGCCAGGAATTTGATCACCTCATACATATTCAATTTGGCCGGCGCTCTGTTCATCGCCGGCTTTCTCTGCTGGTGGTCCGATACACTCTCCACAGACGCCGCAAAGAGTTACGCCGTTGCGCAGGCAGAGGCGCGGGTTAACGTGCAGTGGTCGGTGAACCTCCTCAGGGGCGTCGGCTGCAACTGGTTCGTGGGCCTGGCCATGTTCCTCTCCATAGCCGCCCACGATCAGGTTTCTAAAATTTACGCCATCTGGATCCCTATCTGGACATTTGTAGCGCTAGGGTATCAGCACTCAATTGCCAACTTTTTCCTCGTGCCAATTGGGATGTTCTACGGCACCAACTTTGGCGTTGGCAAATTCATCTACCAGAGCGTTATACCCGTTACCTTGGGGAATATAATTGGGGGTGCAGGGCTTAATGGGATTCTTCTCTGGATCATTTACGGGCGCAGGAGGATCCTGGCCGAGAATGGGGGTATAAAGCTGGCAAACTCCGTTCACGGCGTATTGCCATCCTAAATAGGTGGCACGAGAAATGCTGTATGAATTGGCGATTCAAACCATTTAGGAATACTATTAGGGACAAGACTCGCTTAAACATGGATTGAGATGTGAATTTCCTATCTGTATAAATGCCTACAAACCTCTATTACAACAATTATAGGttagtctaattaaaacTCGCCAGATAGGAGATTTactatttcttattagaatttaaaagtaataaagtagtatttattaaaaaaaactatataagttaatactCCCAGTGATTTGATTAGGTTACTCATTATGTTTATGTTACGGTTATGCCGTCTTAGGGCGCCGAAGGTGCCCTGTAGGGTAGCAGTGATATGCCGCGTTAGGCAGTCATGACCTCGATAGGACGAGGTCATAGGTGTAAGCCTCATGTAGTCTTAAAACGGGTAAGGTGCCCGCCCTAGACATTAAGTGTGGTTACCCTTGTGCCGAATAGTCTCACGCTCCGCATTTCTCCTCGGAGCTGTGAGCGACCTTGTGCCCGGCAATGGAAAACGGCATTGAGGATTCTGTCAAATCGCCTATATTGGTCAGTAGGTATCACTTAGTTGAATTTAGGATCTTCATTTTGCCCCGGAAAATACCACCCCCTTGAGAACATGCAAGTTCTAAACCCACAGTTAACTGCAATCCGGAGACGAGCTGGTTTCCTGTTTATATCTCTGGAGACGATAAGTGTTTCTCTACCGTGTCTACGTCCTGGAACAGCTAATTCCTTTCGTGGCcaagttaataaatatccTCGCTGGACCGCGTTCATCATATCCCGTTTCGCTCCGTTCCAGATCGCTTGTCCTCAGCGATTGAGAAGGTGATAAATCAAGCGCGTGAGAATTGATTGACTTGGCGGCCCTATACTTCTTGTGTCTGGGCTAATCGGAGGAGAGCAGCAGACGGCCGTTTCGGTTTGAGATACTTTTCAGGCCTGTTCAGAATCCGATGACCTGTCGAAGGTCATGTAGCCAGAGGTTTAGGTATACGAATTAGGAAATATCTTAACTGCGGAAACAGTTTCTCTTTCTCGGGCGCTGCTTTCGGTAGAACAAGGCTGTATATATTCCGAGGAAGTAGTTGGGAGGTTGCCTCGGAAGGCTAAATTTTGACAGAAGTGCTGAGGGCCATGCATACCTAAGTCCTTTACTTACTTGGGCCAGGGTCGATGATTTGCCGCTATGCGCTTCCGAGAGATCTTGAAATGCAGCCGATGCCGTTATGGGGTTGATGTAGGTTCCACGTGCCTCTCGCCTACCTGTGGCGGGGTTCACGCAGGAACCAGCTGAAAATCCGTGGTGGGGACGTTGAGGGCACCAATAGCAACTTCTCCTCTCCGAGGAGTGTGAACAGTGTGAACGCTCGCGCGCAATTCCTGAAAGCCTTTCGTCGGGAGGCTGGCACGGCAGACGATAACAATAACCCCATTGGGTGCAGACGTACGCTTTGGCTCGATGTGGTTGTGAATGACTCGGTGACCAGGCCAACTGACCCGCTTCATAGGATGGCGTTACACCGATCCTGGTTAGCCTGAGGCAAGATGTCGATCTAACCAAAGAATAAGGTGTGCATTACAGCAGAGGGTGtgagaagaagagatgaCTGAATTCAGCTACTGAAGAAGGCTCTATTAGAGTGATTAGAGGGCCCTTCTTGTACTACTACTTTGCCTTAGATGCATAGGACTTTGGGTGTAATTAGCAGGGAGGTCGGGAATGGCCTGCGGCATTCAATCTCACCCTTGGATTCCTCCTGGCACCCCTCATCCGAGACACATTTCAACACGAACACCGTTCCTAGTCGCAGTGGTGCATGCTTGTCACAACAGAGAACCGGACCGTTTGCTCCAAGGGTAACGCTCCTCCTAAACTCAAGCCCGAGTTGAGCACAAGGCCCCTGAGGAAGACCGTTGTTCTACTTGGGCACGCACGTCTTGCAGGGGAACGCCGTCTCTTATAGAGGACGTACCTGCCAGTGTTGGAAGCTCTTGTTGCTgctcccatcatcaccgccgcCACAACGTGAGTATGGCTACAGATTTAGCACTCACGTCTTTCGCAGTCGAGGCTTTTACCTTGCTCTCTTTTGGCATCCTCATCATTGGCCTTCGGACCTATGCACGAGTGCGGCAGGTGGGCTTCTGCAACTTCGAGGCGGATGACTACTTGATGTTGCTGGTGATTCTGCCCTACATAATAGAGACGACACTCGCCTACACCGTCAGCGCCCGGTTCCATGGATTCACCAACAGCGCAATGACGGACGAAGAGCGCGCCGCGTTGTCTCCCAATAGCGACGAGTATAAATGGAGGTTCGTGGGAGAAGACCGGTTTCTCGGCAACAAGTGGAATGGCGCATTCGGCTAAGACAAAAGAACCACAGGGTCGGCGGGTCCAAGATTCAGGTTGCGGGCTGGGCCATGTACGCAACGGTGCTATGGGTCATCAAGAGCGGCCTGTGTGCGTTCTATTTCCGCCTGACGGTGAGTAATTCGCTTCCATGACGATTTTCTGTCTGAACCATCTCTCAATTCTTCAGGCCGGTCTGCCATGGTACAAAACCAGAATATACATAGGTTTTATCCTTATCGTTGCCACATATATTGCTGTTATATGCTCCATCCTCTTCAGCTGCCAACCTATGCACCGCTTCTGGCAAATATATCCCGATCCTGGAAGTAAGTTATTCGGCTTTTACGCATCGCTCTCCATTCTTTATTGTCTAAGCAATGTACTATGGCTCGGGCTAACCTCTCCCCGTGACAGATCTCTGCGAACCAGCCTCCTCGAAGCTCTATATTTTCCTCACCGTAACCCTTAATATCGCCACCGATATCTACCTCCTTATAATCCCGGTTTCCATGCTCTGGGGAGCTCAGATTCCCAAGGTGAAAAAGATCGGCCTTGTGGTGCTCTTCTCAGGCGGAATCTTCGTTATGGTGGCGGGTCTCCTTCGATCCATCCTCATTCTTAGGGTCCGTTATTTTTCTTGCTATCGAACTGTATCGTGTTTGGTGAGTGATAGTTGACTAACCCCGCGTCAACACAGAATCCCAAGACCGGCCCACAGGAAGCAGCTTCCTGGGCGGTACGAGAGTCCTTTGTCGCAGTGGTCACCTCTAGCTTGCCCATGACGTGGGGATGGATGCGACAAAAGCTGAGGCCCCTTCTTGGCTCCCTGCTCTCATCCGGCAACAGATACAAGGGTGGTCCAGAGCCAGGCAGCATTATTTTGGGTGACCACAGCGACCGGACAACCTGGCGGAGCAAGCATGGCGCGTCTCATAAATCGGCCATCGGGAATGACATTACCATCGCCGGCGGGAGTCAAGATGTCTTTATCCATACAGGCGAGGCCAGCTCGGATGCGATTATCCCTTCAAGGAACCACGGGGGCGGAATCACAAAGGGGGTCGAATTTAGCGTCTCAACGACTAAGGCTCAGCTCTAAAATTTGCAGCCTCTCTCTTAAGTGCGCAAGGACCTCTGCATAGGGGTCTCTTCTTTAGGAATAGGGGTAACTATATGTCACATATATATTGtagatactatatatatGTACCCTCTAGGATGCTTGGGCTAAACTGCTATTGTTAACCCTAGATTTTGCgcctttaattaataataaaatgcGTTCTAAAGATACAATAATGTATATCTTGATTGTGTCTCATATAACGTCATTGTCGTTATCTATTGATCTAAATTTTATTGCCTGAATTTATGTGGTTGATTTACCGTAAGAACTCGTTAAATTCGCGCTTTTTTGAGTTTAACCGTCGGTCTTGGCGTATTACTTCCCGGAAGATcacttccttatataattagtatatggAAGTGATTATTCGAGGGGTAATATTAGAAGATTAGATGTTCCCCCCTGGCTAGGATTTTTGTAGTTTCTCTTTTATCTAATCTGAAGCTATTACTACCGCGTTTTTCATACGATGCCGCtgcttgatgaggttgatcCTAATGCCGGCTGGACTGTGGCcttaatactaaggaaaaaGCCCGGCCTAAAGCCTAAGCCTCTTGCAGAGTAGAAACCAAAGAGGATCTTACTAATTTAACGCCTGGAAAGAAGCTATTTACCGGAGTAGAAGGCGGAAGtccttatatagttaatctatagctatattataaagaagggTTAGAAAAGGAAGCCTATGGTTTATGATGCCTCGAggtactttaaaatactagaAGGAATGATCTGTGGATAGTAATAAAAGCATGAGTTTTTCCTCgaagaatattattagaaactCTGCCCTAAGTGGCTAGGCCTTAAAGATTAAGTATACTTCTCTTTCTTAGAGCGCTGCGCTTAAggaaaagtaattataacctCTTAGTTCTGCTAGAAGGcataggctatttataaggagtTATACCTAGATTAAAGCTCCTAGttccctttttttattaattagtagtGGGGCTTTCTTTAgcgttataatattataaagcgataagtaataaagtaattaattaagaggctagaggattatattaatattataaataggttcttataatttattaagtatatctctatattataattctaatcttagtttattataataatcttaaacttattaaaatactagtTTTATTAGCGCCTAATACTTAACCTAGATAAGaccctaatattatttaaatatcttaatagctttacttaggaaatatatagcATAAAATTAGTCTCTAggaaaagtaattataataggtagAATAAATAGTAGGCTaccttaattctttatatatttataaataataaatttaggctttaactaattattatattttataatacctttactaagaaaaatagctagaattataagaaggagtaatatttttatttccttaatattaatatagagtttaataagatagtatataataataaagagcttttttcttcttagattaataataaacttctttctcttattaaaaataaaaaaaaagatttattacttataatagatatagctatattcTATAAGACTAAGgggattaaaaagaaactaagggataataatatttcccttatatttatccctcttagctatataaatcttttataaccccttaatattattattaatactccttttaagtaatagttataagaggtaattaataagtatattaagtaaataaaaagagagaaaaaaaaaggattttaaatagttaattagtaataagagagttatagttatttatatagttactTCTACTTTAAAGcgtcttaatatatagttagaGATAGTTAAAAAAGTATTCTTAAATTATAGAATAAGTGTATACCctaataagactaaggaCTAGTTGATTTAGATTAAGGATATACCTTCTAATTAGATTAACTTTACTAGGTaggaagaagccgaggaagtTATCGTTAAAGATGAGGACCCCGTGGATCCCCTatgcgacgacgaggaattCCTTATTGCCGATGATGATAAGCTTCTTCTACGTATATGATATCACGAAGAAGTcattaagtagctataagagCGGCTACGGAAGAGGGGCCTTAGGGTATTAGGGAAGAAGGTAGATCTAATCTAATGACTGcgagataataataactcgCAGAaacctcgagaaggagatacgatatatattagctaactAGATCATTAGAATTAGCGCCTTCAGAAGTCTTATTAACCTTGTTATCTTGCCAAAAGAAGGTTATTCCCTCTTACTATTCACGTTCCTCTAGTCCATCTTCCCCCACCTCTTTCCTTTACGGTAGCCATCTTCGTTATCACGATATCGGAGGGCAACTTCAATAGAAGGTGGAGGTTGGAAGTAGGAACAAGCCGCCTACCTATTTTTGGTAGGGGATCCGTTCTGCCGCCCATCCCCGCCCTCAGTATGGCTTGCCAAGAGACGCCAGTTGAACTCAAAAAAGCGCGAATTTAACGAGTTCTTACGGTATTGCTAATTTTTATCCTACTCTTTCGCTGACCTAATAATTTTCACGACTTTCACGACGGCCCCAACCCCAACCTTGAGACCACACAGATTTAGCTTAACACTGTGAGAGAAAGACTCAAGAGAAACGTTGCGTATCTTCTAGCTGCggacttatagctataaacgAGTTATCGCCCGGAGCTTCTGGGCTTGGCGAGATTAAGCTAAGAACTAGAgaggtatatatattttagctttagagCCCTTTCGTCGTACCCTACAGCACGTAATAGACTTTagtaagtatatataataaaatatgcTAATTAACTACTGAGAACAACGGGGGGCTTTAGTAGATAATGAGTAAAGGAGAACAgcttttatagttatttagctagctatattttTCAATTTTCCCTTCCGTAATATTACTAGCCATTGCGATATGTCATCGAAAAGCTCTTTCctattccttagtattttttCCGTGGTTGAACTCTGGCCTGATCGCTCCTTCCAAGCAATTTGTAACAGACACTTAATTTGTGAATACTATTATACCTGGCCGCTGGTGGGGGTCTTGGGTTCCACCACCACGCCGTGCCATTTGTGGAAGACATTCTGTGGGTCGTATCTGCACTTGAGCTCGCGCAACTGTTCGACGTGGTCACCGAAAGCGTCTTCCGGTGACAAGGCCTCGTGTTCCAGGTTAACGTAAAACGGCGCGGGATCTCCCGGGGCCCGCTTGCCCTTGTAGCCGCAAGTGGTGGTAATGTAATCAGATAACTCGCGCTTAAAGGCACGGACTTCAGCATCAAGAGATGCGTCGTCGTACATGAGCCCCATCACGGCTATATAGTGCTCGCCGCGGTTGGCGAACGCGGTTGCGTCCTGCGGAGTGGCCCGAATAGCCGCCGTCGGGAAGAACTCGAAGGCGAGGACTGATTTTGTGGCACCGCTGTGAGAGGTGATGAAGTCTAGAAACCGTCGCCCGGCCTCTGTAATGGCGTCGGCGTCGAGCGGCATGATTACGGTACAGGAGCCCATGAGCTTGCGTCCCGGTCCTTCGAATCTTGGGTTGAAGAGCGTGTTGGCCGTTGGATATGGCATCACCCCGGTCAAATTGGCAATAGGGCTGAGCGCCAGCACGGGTGCGAAGAAtttctctgcctctgccgcaGGACCGTTGTAAAAGACGCCTGTCATGGCCACCGGTGTTGTGTATTCCGGGGGCGCGCATCCGAAGGCGATCATGTAGTTGTGGTCCGTCGCGCCGCGGTTGTGGAACTCATTTgcaaaagctattagctctGGCACCTTGTCCAATGTGAACAACAGGGCACCTCCCCAAACATTGCCTTGTGGGTGTGCCCGCGATGTGAATCGTGTAACGATGCCGAACTGGGCTCCTGCGCCTCGCACCGCCCAAAACAGATCAGGCTTCTGGGTCTCAGACACTTCGACAATGGACCCGTCCGCCAGAACCATCTCGACTGAGACGAGATTATCAATAGCCAGACCGTGGCGCGCGGTCAAAAAGCCATGGCCGCCTCCAAGAACCAGTCCGCCCACGCCTGTTTGGTTGTAGAGTCCGCCGACAGTGGCCAACCCGTGGGCAGCTAGCGCCGAATCGACGTCCCCAAACAAGCAGCCACCCTCGTAGGTTACTGTTCGAGCTGCCAGGTCTACGCTGACATTCCGCATCCGCGTCAGGTCTATCACCATCCCGCCATCGGAGGATGAAGCCCCGCTTGTCGAATGACCGCCGCCGCGAGCCGTCAATGGGACCTTCTGGGCTGTCGCAAATCGAATCGCAGTCGAGACCTCTTCGGGGCTCGTCGCCCTTACTACTACAGCCTGAAGATGCTTATAATCAGCACCCCTTCTGCGTCCCTTGGCAACCAAGAAGCAACTTGAAGGGATCACAGCTTAGGTTTGACACGTACCGCCGGCTTCTCACAGCTGTCGCTCCATCGCTTCAAACTTTCTTGGTAACCTGCATCGCCAGGCAAGAGCACATCACCAGCTGTGATTTGTTGTCGAAGCTGGCTAAAAATGCTGCTCATTTTGGTCAACGAAGTTTTCCGCTCTCACGTTTGACAACAGCACTATCAGAATCTTACGGAGGCATGAGACAGCATGGATGGACGCGAGAAAGCGTCCTCCTTTAAGGAGCTGAAATTGGCATCTGCAGCCGGAGCTCTATCGCGTAATCGTGACGGCACAGACATGTGAAAAACCCGGCAAAACTGGGCCCCAAACGCGTGTAATTAAGTTCTTTGCTAGGTGGCTGAGCTGCGTCTATAAAGTCATCCCATCATGACGAGGTTAAGGTTTCTGCTTTTCTTGGCTTGGCGTACGGGCAGGCCCCCGTCTCCGACGACACCCCACCACAGCTACCCCGTAATAACAGAAGAGGGGAAATCATCCAGGGTAGTACAGTTTGATCATCCTGGGGCGGCAGAAGTCGCTTAAATCCTAATGTCCTACCTCAGCATTTCTGCGCTGAGGATGGTCTAAATCTCTGAAGATTGCTGAGTGCAGTAGATGGGAGAAATGCGCCCGTGAAAGGGTACTGAGATTCGTATGGCCTATCGAGGAATTCCCAAAagaaccttattatttaacctCCAGTCATGTATCTGCGACTCGAAAAAGTAAATCCATCAGCAGTCAATGTTATCCTAAGCACCGACAGTTGCAAGCTGCCGCGCCCCTTGCATGTGCAATGTTAATATGATTGGACTGGGAGCTTCCCGTCTTTCTTGCCTCATTTGATCTCAAGCCGACCAGCCACCATCTATGGAATATACGGAACTGGTCGTGAATCCGCTCTCGTCACCCAGCAGATACGCAATGAGGGCTGCAATTTCCTGGGGCTTGCTGTACCTCTTGAACAGCTGAGGGAGATTTTCGGGCTCCAGGTTCACagacttgatcttgtcgataGCCTCGTGAATCATGGGCGTATCAACGGCACCACTATTTTAGGTTAACCGAAGACCTTGATCAGAGGCATCTAAGACCTACGGGCAAATAGCATTAACTCGAATACCCCTCGATGCGACCTCCTTAGCCGCACACTTCGTCAGGCCCAGAACGCCGTGTTTGGACGTGACGTATGGTGCTAGCGTTGCCGCGCCATGAAGACCGAACGTGCTTGATATATTAACAACGCTGCCAGAATCCTCCATGGCGGGGATCTCAGCACGGAGGCAGTTAAACACTCCCGTCAGGTTAGTGTCGAGCGTCTGCTGCCATTCCTCGTTTGTGAGTTCCGCGACGGCTTTTGCTGTGCCGCTAATGCCTAAAAATATCGGTCAGTTATCTCACTTTATGCCCATCAGGCATCGCTGGGGTTTATAGGCAACCAAGACGTACCAGCATTATTGACGCAGCCATCGATCCTACCGAACGACTCCTTAGTATTCTTTATCCAACTATCCACAGCCTCCCTCCTTCTCACATCCACAATCGCATGCAGTACGCTGGTGCCATGGAAGTCCTTAGCGATGTCTGCCGTTGCTTTCTCTAGTTCCGGTTTCAGTATGTCGGCCAACGAGATTGTCGCGCCCCGCGCGGCGAGGTACCGGGCCGTCGCCAGGCCAATGCCGCGAGCAGCGCCCGTGATTATGATGACCTTCCCTGCGAATGGCTTCAGGTCCCCCATCGTCGTCCGGCGATTGACAGCTGTGCAAACCGTATTGCCGATGGGATTCTTCAGTGCGGTGTTTCAGTAGACACGAGATGATTTGCCGCTGCTATACCGGATGCAGCAGCGGCCTACATACTCCTGTGTCTCACGTCGAAGTGATGAACTTATTGTGGCAGGAAAGATGTTAGTCAAAGTCAGAACTTTCGATGCAACCGTAGAGAGGAGGATAAGAGAGCGAAGAATAAGTCTTATGGAATGACGGAGGAGaaggggttattataatagcagTGAGATGGTTAAACACCAATGACCTCCAGCAGAACATTCAGCTGCAAAATGTTGCCCTATTCACCTCGCCTAGTCAAATCCCCGTACACCTTCATTCGGCAGACGCCCCTAACCTAACTCAGACACCACTCCTTTCTCCTCAACCTGCCAGCAACAGAAAAGCAAATTAAGGTTAAAGCCTAAATGCTCGATGCATCTAACGTCTTCTAGCACGTTTGTGGGAATTCACATGCAGAACGCATAGTACCGGTAGGTGCGAGGAGAGAATGAATGCAAATCTTATTCTGATCATGCGACTGAAAGCGTTTTGGCTGGGAAAGCTAATCAGCCACTCAAGGGTGGAACTTCCCACTCTCAGGCCGTCACATGCCAGCAACATCCATTTGTCACGCAGTACATCCAACAATTGAATCTGCGGCTTGAATCTTGAAAATCCGCACAGCAGTCCAAGCTCGTATTCAAGGGCGGTACAACTGAATCAGCATCCTCCAAGGCTATCATGGCAGATGTTGATATGACAAGCAAACAATAAAAGAGGGCAACGTATTATGACtaggaaatataaaagtcAAGGCATATTGGCACCCTTCATATTTGATATACCACCACCAGCTAGACTGCCCCACTCAAGGGTCACTACCTCCAAGGTTAGTAACATCACCAGCTTCATTTCCGAAATGCCCAACCGGCAACACTCATAAATCCCTTCACGAAAAATACTTCAATTTAACTATTCCTTTTAACAATAGCGATATAAGGtctctttattattctatATAATTTCTACCGAATTTTAAAGAATCTCGCTGGTATTATTAGTCCTTTTTCACATCACTTGCAATACTGTTATTTCTTACGCATTAAGCGTGTCGCGCTCATTACTATGCAATACCTACCTGCCGGTCATACCTACCTCCTAGTTAGTAAAATACAAAAAATTCCtgatataaaatataacttcttaaccttataaaaaaaagtctttatatattataaaaatatatttataaaacttggtttaaaattaattaaatttgaaatttttttttaattttttcattttatattttatatacatATATAAcataaatatatagtaagtgTCAGACAAGCAAGTGTCTTAGCATACTGTGCACTTAAATAGTAAGTTTTAATTCTCTAAAAAGTACTATAGGATagctataaagataaaaagagtattattattaacctaacttattataaaacatagatatattttttttagatttttaaaaatttctATTGCAGagaaatagctatttatacagagtaaatatacttttttctAACCTACCTTGTAAggaattttttttaaaaatcctAAATGATTAAAGTAGGATCtagaccttataataagcttatatataggtttttagtattataagacttaatttagatttttaaaatttcttaaagtaattttaaaattattagaaatatcATTTTAGGGTAATTTAAAACACTTACTTATCTAGgatacttactatatatatatatattaaagtaattataaataataattaagtttttatatttagttttctaataactatattaataaaaaaatatatattttaagcttttagtattacttaataaactttacagcttaatatatattaagtaataatatcttataattaataagtaattaattaattatttctttaatattataaagctaaaaaaaaaatctttataaatttaaattaaaaataaaagatataaaaatatatttttttaaattaaataaataatataatttactagaagtattatattaagattaagtatttttttagtaataacttaaggttttttaagagattatataaatattagtaatatattaaagacttaattttaagtttattttaaaaggcttaaaaataagaaatattttaattttataaatactttaaaat from Fusarium falciforme chromosome 2, complete sequence includes these protein-coding regions:
- a CDS encoding FAD-binding PCMH-type domain-containing protein is translated as MSSIFSQLRQQITAGDVLLPGDAGYQESLKRWSDSCEKPAGRRRGADYKHLQAVVVRATSPEEVSTAIRFATAQKVPLTARGGGHSTSGASSSDGGMVIDLTRMRNVSVDLAARTVTYEGGCLFGDVDSALAAHGLATVGGLYNQTGVGGLVLGGGHGFLTARHGLAIDNLVSVEMVLADGSIVEVSETQKPDLFWAVRGAGAQFGIVTRFTSRAHPQGNVWGGALLFTLDKVPELIAFANEFHNRGATDHNYMIAFGCAPPEYTTPVAMTGVFYNGPAAEAEKFFAPVLALSPIANLTGVMPYPTANTLFNPRFEGPGRKLMGSCTVIMPLDADAITEAGRRFLDFITSHSGATKSVLAFEFFPTAAIRATPQDATAFANRGEHYIAVMGLMYDDASLDAEVRAFKRELSDYITTTCGYKGKRAPGDPAPFYVNLEHEALSPEDAFGDHVEQLRELKCRYDPQNVFHKWHGVVVEPKTPTSGQV